A DNA window from Enterobacter asburiae contains the following coding sequences:
- the cobO gene encoding cob(I)yrinic acid a,c-diamide adenosyltransferase has translation MSEERHQQRQQRLKEQVDARVAAAQDERGIVIVFTGNGKGKTTAAFGTATRAVGHGQKVGVIQFIKGEWPNGERNLLEPHGVEFQVMATGFTWDTQNRETDTAACLAVWEHAKRMLANPSLNMVLLDEITYMVAYDYLPLEAVLDALKNRPVHQTVIVTGRGCHRDILEMADTVSELRPVKHAFDAGIKAQIGIDY, from the coding sequence ATGAGTGAAGAACGCCATCAGCAGCGCCAGCAGCGTCTGAAAGAACAGGTCGATGCGCGCGTCGCGGCAGCCCAGGACGAACGTGGGATCGTCATCGTTTTTACCGGCAACGGAAAAGGGAAAACCACCGCCGCATTCGGCACGGCGACACGCGCCGTTGGACACGGTCAAAAAGTGGGTGTGATCCAGTTTATCAAAGGCGAATGGCCCAACGGTGAGCGGAATTTGCTTGAGCCTCACGGCGTTGAGTTTCAGGTGATGGCGACCGGGTTTACGTGGGATACTCAGAACCGGGAAACGGATACTGCAGCCTGTCTCGCCGTCTGGGAGCATGCAAAGAGAATGCTGGCCAATCCCTCGCTGAATATGGTTCTGCTGGATGAGATCACCTATATGGTCGCCTACGACTACCTGCCGCTGGAAGCCGTGCTGGATGCTCTGAAGAATCGTCCTGTACACCAGACGGTTATCGTCACGGGGCGCGGATGTCATCGGGATATTCTGGAGATGGCCGATACCGTCAGCGAGCTGCGTCCGGTCAAACATGCGTTTGATGCAGGCATCAAAGCGCAAATTGGAATTGATTACTAA
- the trpL gene encoding trp operon leader peptide: MTAHFTLHGWWRTS, translated from the coding sequence ATGACAGCACATTTCACTCTGCACGGCTGGTGGCGCACTTCCTGA
- the cysB gene encoding HTH-type transcriptional regulator CysB: MKLQQLRYIVEVVNHNLNVSSTAEGLYTSQPGISKQVRMLEDELGIQIFARSGKHLTQVTPAGQEIIRIAREVLSKVDAIKSVAGEHTWPDKGSLYIATTHTQARYALPGVIKGFIERYPRVSLHMHQGSPTQIAEAVSKGNADFAIATEALHLYDDLVMLPCYHWNRSIVVTPDHPLAGKGSVSIEELAQYPLVTYTFGFTGRSELDTAFNRAGLTPRIVFTATDADVIKTYVRLGLGVGVIASMAVDPVSDPDLVRLDAHDVFSHSTTKIGFRRSTFLRSYMYDFIQRFAPHLTRDVVDTAVALRSNEDIEEMFKDIKLPEK, translated from the coding sequence ATGAAATTACAGCAGCTTCGTTATATCGTTGAGGTGGTGAATCATAACCTTAACGTCTCTTCTACCGCCGAGGGGTTGTATACCTCGCAACCGGGCATCAGCAAACAAGTTCGTATGCTGGAGGACGAGTTAGGTATCCAGATATTTGCCCGCAGCGGTAAGCATCTCACCCAGGTGACGCCTGCGGGGCAGGAAATCATCCGCATTGCGCGTGAAGTCCTCTCCAAAGTCGATGCGATTAAGTCTGTGGCGGGAGAACACACCTGGCCGGATAAAGGTTCGCTGTATATTGCCACGACGCATACCCAGGCGCGCTATGCGCTACCCGGCGTTATCAAAGGCTTTATCGAGCGTTATCCTCGCGTCTCTTTGCATATGCATCAGGGCTCGCCAACGCAAATTGCTGAAGCCGTTTCCAAGGGGAATGCAGATTTTGCCATCGCCACCGAAGCGCTTCACCTGTATGACGATCTGGTGATGCTTCCATGCTATCACTGGAACCGTTCTATCGTGGTGACCCCCGATCACCCCCTGGCGGGCAAAGGGTCGGTCTCTATCGAAGAGCTGGCGCAATATCCGCTGGTAACGTATACGTTTGGCTTTACCGGACGGTCCGAGCTTGATACGGCCTTTAACCGGGCAGGGTTAACGCCGCGCATTGTCTTTACCGCGACGGACGCCGACGTGATTAAAACCTATGTGCGGCTTGGTCTGGGGGTGGGCGTTATTGCCAGCATGGCGGTGGATCCGGTGTCAGACCCTGACCTGGTGCGTCTTGATGCGCATGATGTTTTCAGTCATAGCACCACAAAGATTGGCTTCCGTCGCAGCACCTTCCTGCGCAGCTATATGTATGATTTTATTCAGCGCTTTGCCCCTCATTTAACGCGTGACGTGGTTGATACCGCCGTTGCATTACGCTCAAATGAAGATATTGAAGAGATGTTTAAAGACATCAAACTCCCCGAAAAATAA
- a CDS encoding YciN family protein — protein MQNTTQPIDRASLLIEANKLIRDHEDTLAGIEATGVEQRNGVLIFSGEYFLDEQGLPTPKSTAVFNMFKYLAHTLSEKYHLVD, from the coding sequence ATGCAGAATACGACCCAACCTATTGACCGAGCCTCTCTGCTTATCGAAGCAAACAAGCTTATCCGTGACCATGAAGATACGCTGGCGGGCATTGAAGCCACCGGGGTAGAGCAGCGTAATGGCGTGCTGATTTTCAGCGGCGAATACTTCCTTGACGAACAGGGTTTACCGACCCCGAAAAGCACCGCCGTGTTTAACATGTTCAAATACCTGGCGCATACGCTTTCAGAGAAATATCACCTGGTCGATTAA
- the sohB gene encoding protease SohB: MELLSQYGLFLAKIATVVVAIAVVAVLIANLTQRKRQRGELRITRLSEQYKEMQEEMSLALLDSHQQKLWQKAQKKKHKQEAKAAKAKAKLNAPQDKATPRVYVLDFKGSMDAHEVSSLREEVTAVLAVATPQDQVVVRLESPGGVVHGYGLAASQLQRLREKQIPLTVAVDKVAASGGYMMACVADKIVAAPFSIIGSIGVVAQIPNFNRFLKNKEIDIELHTAGQYKRTLTLLGENTEEGRQKFREDLNETHHLFKDFVHRMRPTLDIEQVATGEHWYGVQAQEKGLVDEVGTSDDLLLNLMEGRELVGVRFTQRKRLLDRFTNSAAESADRLLLRWLQRGQKPLL, encoded by the coding sequence GTGGAATTACTTTCTCAATATGGGTTGTTTTTGGCCAAAATCGCGACGGTGGTGGTTGCCATTGCGGTGGTTGCCGTTCTGATTGCCAACCTGACGCAGCGCAAGCGTCAGCGTGGGGAGTTACGCATCACCCGCCTGAGCGAGCAGTATAAAGAGATGCAGGAAGAGATGTCTCTGGCGCTGCTTGATAGTCATCAACAGAAACTCTGGCAGAAAGCGCAGAAGAAAAAGCATAAACAGGAAGCCAAAGCGGCAAAGGCAAAAGCAAAGCTCAATGCGCCGCAGGATAAGGCCACGCCGCGCGTCTATGTGCTCGATTTTAAAGGCAGTATGGATGCGCATGAAGTGTCTTCTCTGCGGGAAGAAGTGACTGCCGTTCTGGCCGTGGCGACACCGCAGGATCAGGTTGTCGTGCGTCTTGAAAGCCCGGGCGGGGTGGTTCACGGTTACGGACTGGCCGCCTCACAGCTGCAGCGCCTGCGTGAAAAACAGATCCCGCTGACCGTTGCCGTGGATAAAGTGGCCGCGAGCGGTGGCTACATGATGGCCTGCGTGGCGGACAAAATTGTTGCCGCGCCGTTCTCCATTATTGGCTCGATCGGCGTGGTCGCACAAATTCCGAACTTTAACCGCTTCCTGAAAAATAAAGAGATTGATATCGAACTTCACACGGCGGGTCAGTACAAACGTACCCTGACGCTGCTGGGGGAAAACACGGAAGAAGGGCGTCAAAAATTCCGCGAAGATCTCAACGAAACGCATCATCTCTTTAAAGATTTTGTACACCGTATGCGCCCAACGCTCGATATTGAACAGGTCGCGACGGGCGAGCACTGGTACGGCGTCCAGGCGCAGGAGAAAGGGCTGGTGGATGAAGTCGGAACCAGCGACGATCTGCTGCTCAATCTGATGGAAGGCCGGGAACTGGTGGGCGTGCGCTTTACCCAGCGTAAGCGACTCCTTGACCGCTTTACCAACAGTGCGGCAGAAAGCGCGGACCGTCTGCTGCTGCGCTGGCTACAGCGCGGACAAAAACCGCTGCTGTAA
- the topA gene encoding type I DNA topoisomerase: MGKALVIVESPAKAKTINKYLGNDYVVKSSVGHIRDLPTSGSASKKSADSTSTKGAKKPKKDERSALVNRMGVNPWHNWDAQYEVLPGKEKVVNELKQLAEKADHIYLATDLDREGEAIAWHLREVIGGDDKRYSRVVFNEITKNAIRQAFEKPGELNIDRVNAQQARRFMDRVVGYMVSPLLWKKIARGLSAGRVQSVAVRLVVEREREIKAFVPEEFWEVDANVTTPGGDALPLQVSHHNDKPFRPENRDQTMAAVALLEKARYQVLEREDKPTSSKPGAPFITSTLQQAASTRLGYGVKKTMMMAQRLYEAGYITYMRTDSTNLSQDAVSMVRGYISDNFGKKYLPESANQFASKENSQEAHEAIRPSDVSVLAESLKDMEADAQKLYQLIWRQFVACQMTPAQYDSTTLTVGAGEFRLKARGRILRFDGWTKVMPALRKGDEDRTLPAVNKGDELSLVDLVPAQHFTKPPARFSEASLVKELEKRGIGRPSTYASIISTIQDRGYVRVENRRFYAEKMGEIVTDRLEANFRELMNYDFTAQMEDSLDQVASHQAEWKKVLDSFFSDFTDQLEKAEKDPEEGGMLPNQMVLTSIDCPTCGRKMGIRTATTGVFLGCSGYALSPKERCKTTINLVPENEVLNVLEGDDAETNALRAKRRCKKCGTAMDSYLIDPKRKLHVCGNNPTCDGYEIEEGEFRIKGYDGPIVECEKCGSEMHLKMGRFGKYMACTNDECKNTRKILRNGEVAPPKEDPVPLPELPCEKSDAYFVLRDGAAGVFLAANTFPKSRETRAPLVEELHRFRDRLPEKLRYLADAPQQDPEGNKTVVRFSRKTKQQYVAAEKEGKATGWSAFFVDGKWVEGKK, from the coding sequence ATGGGTAAAGCTCTCGTCATCGTTGAGTCCCCGGCAAAAGCCAAAACGATCAATAAGTATCTGGGTAATGACTACGTGGTTAAGTCCAGCGTCGGTCATATCCGCGATTTGCCGACCAGTGGCTCAGCCAGCAAAAAGAGCGCAGACTCTACCTCCACCAAAGGGGCTAAAAAGCCTAAAAAGGATGAACGTAGCGCGCTTGTCAACCGCATGGGTGTTAACCCATGGCATAACTGGGATGCACAATATGAAGTGCTGCCCGGGAAAGAAAAAGTCGTTAACGAGCTGAAGCAGCTTGCTGAAAAAGCAGACCACATCTATCTCGCAACCGACCTTGACCGCGAAGGGGAAGCCATTGCGTGGCACCTGCGGGAAGTGATCGGTGGTGATGACAAACGCTACAGCCGTGTAGTGTTTAACGAAATTACGAAGAATGCGATTCGTCAGGCGTTTGAGAAGCCGGGCGAACTGAATATTGACCGCGTAAACGCACAGCAGGCTCGTCGCTTTATGGACCGCGTTGTGGGCTACATGGTCTCTCCACTGCTGTGGAAGAAGATTGCCCGTGGCCTGTCCGCAGGGCGTGTGCAATCCGTCGCCGTGCGTCTGGTCGTTGAGCGTGAGCGCGAAATTAAAGCCTTCGTGCCGGAAGAGTTCTGGGAAGTCGATGCCAATGTGACCACGCCGGGCGGTGACGCTCTGCCGCTGCAGGTGAGCCATCACAACGACAAGCCTTTCCGTCCAGAAAACCGCGACCAGACCATGGCCGCCGTAGCGCTGCTGGAAAAAGCACGCTATCAGGTGCTGGAACGTGAAGACAAACCGACCAGCAGCAAGCCGGGGGCACCGTTTATTACCTCCACGCTGCAACAGGCTGCAAGCACGCGTCTGGGTTATGGCGTGAAGAAGACCATGATGATGGCCCAGCGCCTGTATGAAGCGGGCTACATCACCTACATGCGTACCGACTCAACCAACCTGAGTCAGGACGCGGTCAGCATGGTGCGCGGCTACATCAGTGACAATTTCGGTAAGAAATACCTGCCGGAAAGCGCTAACCAGTTCGCCAGCAAAGAGAACTCTCAGGAAGCACACGAAGCGATTCGTCCTTCTGACGTCTCGGTGTTAGCGGAATCGCTGAAAGACATGGAAGCCGACGCGCAGAAGCTGTATCAGCTGATCTGGCGCCAGTTCGTGGCGTGCCAGATGACGCCAGCGCAGTACGACTCCACCACGCTGACCGTTGGTGCGGGTGAGTTCCGTCTCAAAGCGCGCGGTCGTATCCTGCGTTTCGACGGCTGGACGAAGGTGATGCCAGCGCTGCGTAAAGGTGATGAAGACCGAACGCTGCCGGCGGTAAATAAAGGGGATGAGCTCTCGCTGGTTGACCTCGTGCCAGCCCAGCACTTCACCAAGCCGCCTGCGCGCTTCAGTGAAGCGTCCCTGGTGAAAGAGCTGGAAAAACGCGGTATTGGTCGTCCGTCGACCTACGCGTCCATCATCTCGACGATCCAGGACCGTGGCTACGTACGCGTTGAAAACCGCCGTTTCTATGCGGAAAAAATGGGTGAGATCGTCACTGACCGTCTGGAGGCAAACTTCCGCGAGTTGATGAACTACGATTTCACCGCGCAAATGGAAGACAGCCTCGACCAGGTTGCCAGCCATCAGGCGGAATGGAAAAAGGTACTCGACAGCTTCTTCAGCGACTTTACCGACCAGCTTGAAAAAGCGGAGAAAGATCCTGAAGAGGGCGGCATGCTGCCTAACCAGATGGTTCTGACCAGCATCGACTGTCCAACCTGCGGCCGCAAGATGGGGATCCGCACAGCAACCACGGGCGTATTCCTTGGCTGCTCCGGCTATGCGCTGTCACCAAAAGAGCGCTGCAAAACCACCATCAACCTGGTGCCTGAGAACGAAGTTCTCAACGTGCTGGAGGGTGACGATGCGGAAACTAACGCTCTGCGTGCCAAACGCCGCTGCAAGAAATGCGGCACGGCAATGGACAGCTACCTGATCGATCCAAAACGTAAGCTGCACGTCTGCGGTAATAACCCAACGTGTGACGGGTATGAGATCGAAGAGGGCGAGTTCCGCATTAAAGGCTATGACGGCCCGATTGTGGAATGCGAGAAGTGCGGCTCTGAAATGCACCTGAAAATGGGGCGTTTCGGTAAGTACATGGCCTGTACCAACGACGAGTGTAAAAACACGCGCAAAATTCTGCGTAACGGCGAAGTGGCTCCTCCGAAGGAAGATCCGGTTCCGCTGCCAGAACTGCCGTGCGAGAAATCCGACGCGTACTTCGTGCTGCGTGATGGTGCCGCAGGTGTCTTCCTGGCCGCCAACACCTTCCCGAAATCGCGTGAAACGCGCGCGCCGCTGGTGGAAGAGTTGCATCGCTTCCGCGATCGTCTGCCTGAGAAACTGCGTTATCTGGCCGATGCGCCACAGCAGGATCCGGAAGGCAACAAAACCGTGGTACGGTTTAGCCGTAAAACTAAGCAGCAGTATGTTGCGGCCGAGAAAGAGGGTAAAGCGACCGGATGGTCTGCCTTCTTTGTCGATGGCAAATGGGTTGAAGGCAAGAAATAA
- the rluB gene encoding 23S rRNA pseudouridine(2605) synthase RluB, which yields MSEKLQKVLARAGHGSRREIEAIIEAGRVSVDGKIATLGDRVEIVPGLKIRIDGHLISVKESAEQICRVLAYYKPEGELCTRNDPEGRPTVFDRLPKLRGARWIAVGRLDVNTCGLLLFTTDGELANRLMHPSREVEREYAVRVFGQVDENKLRDLSRGVQLEDGPAAFKTIKFTGGEGINQWYNVTLTEGRNREVRRLWEAVGVQVSRLIRVRYGDILLPKGLPRGGYTELDLTQTNYLRELVGLTPETTSKVAVEKDRRRMKANQIRRAVKRHSQVSSSRRSGSRNNNG from the coding sequence ATGAGCGAGAAGTTACAGAAAGTGCTGGCGCGTGCCGGCCACGGTTCACGCCGTGAAATCGAAGCCATTATTGAAGCGGGCCGCGTGAGTGTGGACGGTAAAATCGCCACGCTGGGTGACCGCGTAGAAATCGTACCGGGGCTGAAGATCCGCATCGATGGTCATCTTATCTCCGTTAAAGAGTCCGCTGAACAGATCTGCCGCGTACTGGCTTACTACAAGCCGGAAGGCGAGCTGTGCACCCGCAACGACCCGGAAGGTCGTCCGACGGTGTTTGACCGTCTGCCTAAACTGCGTGGCGCTCGCTGGATTGCCGTCGGCCGTCTGGACGTGAACACCTGCGGTCTGCTGCTGTTTACTACCGATGGTGAACTGGCAAACCGTCTGATGCACCCAAGCCGTGAAGTGGAACGTGAATACGCGGTGCGCGTATTTGGCCAGGTTGACGAAAATAAACTGCGCGATCTGTCGCGTGGCGTTCAGCTTGAAGACGGTCCTGCGGCGTTCAAAACCATCAAGTTTACCGGTGGGGAAGGCATTAACCAGTGGTACAACGTGACCCTGACCGAAGGCCGTAACCGCGAGGTGCGTCGTCTCTGGGAAGCGGTAGGCGTGCAGGTTAGCCGCCTGATCCGCGTTCGTTACGGCGACATTCTGCTGCCGAAAGGTCTGCCGCGCGGGGGTTATACCGAACTGGATCTGACCCAAACCAACTACCTGCGCGAGCTGGTTGGCCTGACGCCGGAAACCACCTCAAAAGTGGCGGTGGAAAAAGATCGTCGTCGCATGAAGGCGAATCAGATCCGTCGCGCGGTGAAGCGCCACAGCCAGGTGAGCAGCAGCCGCCGCTCCGGCAGCCGTAACAACAACGGTTAA
- a CDS encoding YciK family oxidoreductase, which yields MHYQPQKNLLQNRIILVTGASDGIGREAALTYAEYGANVILIGRNEEKLKNVAQEIEAVCGTPAPWYTLDLLTCTPAVCQELAQRISAHYPRLDGVLHNAGLLGEVRPMDEQDPDIWQQVMQVNVNGTFYLTQALLPLLLKSESGSLVFTSSSVGREGRANWGAYAVSKFATEGMMQVLAEEYQNRHLRVNCINPGGTRTKMRASAFPSEDPQKLKTPADIMPLYLWLMGDDSRRKTGMTFDAQPGRKPGISQ from the coding sequence GTGCATTATCAACCGCAAAAAAATCTGCTGCAAAACCGGATTATTCTTGTCACCGGTGCCAGCGACGGGATTGGCCGCGAGGCAGCCCTGACATACGCCGAATATGGCGCCAACGTCATTCTGATCGGGCGCAACGAAGAAAAACTGAAAAACGTCGCCCAGGAGATTGAGGCCGTATGCGGCACGCCGGCCCCGTGGTATACGCTCGATTTACTGACCTGCACGCCTGCGGTGTGCCAGGAATTAGCCCAGCGCATCAGCGCTCACTATCCGAGACTCGACGGCGTGCTGCATAACGCCGGTTTGCTAGGTGAAGTGCGTCCGATGGATGAACAGGATCCAGATATCTGGCAGCAGGTGATGCAGGTCAACGTCAACGGCACTTTTTACCTCACACAGGCATTGCTTCCTTTATTACTCAAATCCGAGTCCGGGTCACTGGTCTTTACCTCGTCCAGCGTTGGCCGTGAAGGACGCGCAAACTGGGGAGCCTATGCCGTATCAAAATTCGCGACCGAAGGCATGATGCAGGTGCTGGCGGAGGAGTACCAGAACCGCCATCTGCGCGTAAACTGCATTAACCCGGGCGGTACGCGCACCAAAATGCGCGCCAGCGCGTTCCCGAGCGAAGATCCGCAGAAGCTGAAAACCCCGGCAGACATTATGCCGCTCTATCTCTGGCTGATGGGCGACGACAGCCGCCGCAAAACCGGGATGACCTTTGACGCCCAGCCGGGACGTAAACCAGGAATTTCGCAATGA
- the ymiC gene encoding small membrane protein YmiC translates to MNNMTSHKYWSWIGVFTVSILFWSQLIWLALH, encoded by the coding sequence ATGAATAACATGACGTCTCACAAATACTGGTCATGGATCGGCGTTTTTACCGTGTCGATTCTGTTCTGGAGTCAGCTCATCTGGTTGGCCCTCCACTAA
- a CDS encoding L-threonylcarbamoyladenylate synthase — MSQFFYIHPDNPQPRLINQAVEIVRKGGVIVYPTDSGYALGCKIEDKGAMERICRIRQLPDGHNFTLMCRDLSELSTYAYVDNVAFRLIKNNTPGNYTFILKGTKEVPRRLLQEKRKTIGMRVPSNPIAQALLETLGEPMLSTSLMLPGSEFTESDPEEIKDRLEKVVELIIHGGYLGQQPTTVVDLTEDAPEVIREGVGDVKPFL; from the coding sequence ATGAGTCAGTTTTTCTATATCCATCCGGATAACCCGCAGCCACGTCTGATCAACCAGGCCGTGGAGATCGTCCGCAAAGGCGGCGTGATTGTCTACCCGACCGATTCAGGCTACGCGCTGGGCTGTAAAATTGAAGATAAAGGGGCAATGGAGCGCATTTGCCGTATTCGCCAGCTGCCGGACGGCCATAACTTTACCCTGATGTGCCGCGATCTCTCTGAGCTATCGACCTATGCGTATGTTGATAACGTGGCGTTTCGCCTGATTAAGAACAACACGCCCGGTAACTACACCTTCATCCTGAAGGGCACGAAGGAAGTACCGCGTCGTCTGCTGCAGGAGAAACGCAAAACCATCGGCATGCGCGTGCCGTCGAACCCGATTGCGCAGGCGCTGCTGGAAACCCTCGGTGAACCGATGCTCTCCACCTCGCTGATGCTGCCCGGAAGCGAGTTTACCGAGTCCGATCCGGAAGAGATCAAAGATCGCCTGGAGAAGGTGGTCGAGCTGATTATTCACGGCGGCTATCTCGGCCAGCAGCCGACCACCGTGGTCGACTTAACCGAAGATGCACCGGAAGTGATTCGTGAAGGCGTGGGTGACGTAAAGCCTTTCTTGTAA
- a CDS encoding YmiA family putative membrane protein: MRLAMPSGSEEPQRDPALKRKAWLAVFLVSTLFWVVVALLAWKYWG, encoded by the coding sequence ATGAGGTTAGCAATGCCTTCAGGAAGTGAAGAACCGCAAAGGGATCCTGCGCTCAAGCGTAAAGCCTGGCTGGCGGTCTTTCTCGTCTCTACCCTGTTTTGGGTGGTGGTTGCTCTCCTGGCCTGGAAATATTGGGGTTAA
- the rnm gene encoding RNase RNM produces MSDTTYAIIYDLHSHTQASDGLLTPEALVHRAVEMRVGTLAITDHDTTDAIPAARAEIARSGLALNLVSGVEISTVWENHEIHIVGLNIDIDHPALTAFLQEQKTRRNQRAEMIGERLEKAHIPGALEGAQKMANGGAVTRGHFARFLVDAGKATTMADVFKKYLARGKTGYVPPQWCTIKQAIDVIHHSGGKAVLAHPGRYNLSAKWLKRLLAHFAECGGEAMEVAQCQQAPNERAQLATYARQFGLLGSQGSDFHQPCAWIELGRKLWLPAGVEPVWQLWEQPQQIEEREV; encoded by the coding sequence TTGAGCGATACCACCTACGCCATTATTTATGATTTACACAGCCATACTCAGGCCTCTGATGGCCTGCTGACACCCGAAGCCCTGGTTCATCGCGCCGTTGAAATGCGTGTCGGCACGCTGGCGATAACCGATCACGATACGACAGATGCCATTCCGGCGGCGCGCGCCGAGATCGCCCGCAGCGGGCTGGCGCTGAATCTGGTGTCCGGCGTCGAGATCTCGACCGTCTGGGAAAACCATGAGATTCATATTGTTGGCCTGAATATCGATATAGACCATCCGGCACTTACGGCATTTTTGCAAGAACAAAAAACGCGCCGCAATCAGCGCGCAGAGATGATCGGCGAGCGTCTGGAAAAGGCGCATATTCCGGGCGCGCTGGAAGGCGCGCAAAAGATGGCGAACGGCGGGGCGGTCACCCGCGGTCATTTCGCCCGTTTTCTGGTCGACGCGGGCAAAGCGACGACTATGGCGGACGTCTTTAAAAAGTATCTGGCGCGCGGTAAAACCGGATACGTTCCGCCACAGTGGTGTACAATAAAACAAGCTATTGATGTGATTCATCATTCTGGCGGTAAGGCCGTGCTGGCCCATCCTGGGCGGTATAATCTTTCTGCTAAATGGCTGAAAAGGCTGCTGGCACACTTTGCCGAATGCGGTGGCGAGGCGATGGAAGTCGCCCAGTGTCAGCAGGCGCCCAACGAGCGCGCGCAGCTCGCGACCTATGCCCGCCAGTTCGGCCTGCTTGGGTCACAGGGCTCTGATTTCCATCAGCCCTGCGCGTGGATCGAACTGGGGCGCAAGCTCTGGTTGCCTGCTGGCGTTGAGCCGGTCTGGCAGCTCTGGGAACAGCCGCAGCAAATTGAAGAGAGGGAAGTATGA